The Malus domestica chromosome 10, GDT2T_hap1 genome contains a region encoding:
- the LOC114827236 gene encoding uncharacterized protein isoform X1 produces the protein MTIPTTAATAPAEMDHRLVNPVHSDGPPIPQAQALSTSSVVLPISARRTHRRPRTVDQMSPSGSTTDASGTRPAKKNTRGPCRQLKTGKVARVTNGSIPIGYDERHRAAPMAEQYSALAHDIGHVVRTFCPMLWKSWKAMSEETKITVRNQLSTNYNLEHMDEDKFAYVNRLFSERYKQRKSDLHQWFQEFDDPQVALEEGCPKELEDRQDSWVWLCGHFKDPTYVKKAKANKINRENKTLLHHSGSRPFSYRMEARRKEGLKFPEIDVFADFYVRPGNELTQSLHTTMVEK, from the exons ATGACTATACCTACTACTGCCGCCACTGCTCCGGCAGAGATGGACCATAGGCTGGTCAATCCGGTTCACTCAGATGGTCCTCCAATCCCACAGGCACAGGCATTGTCGACTTCTTCGGTGGTGTTACCTATTAGTGCCAGACGAACTCACCGACGCCCCCGCACTGTGGACCAGATGTCGCCATCGGGATCCACAACCGATGCCTCCGGTACACGGCCAG CGAAGAAAAACACCCGGGGACCTTGTCGGCAATTGAAGACGGGGAAGGTCGCCCGGGTGACCAACGGTAGTATCCCAATCGGATACGATGAGCGACATCGGGCAGCACCAATGGCGGAGCAGTATAGTGCATTGGCCCACGACATTGGGCATGTCGTGCGGACCTTTTGCCCTATGCTGTGGAAGTCTTGGAAGGCGATGTCGGAGGAGACAAAGATTACGGTGCGCAATCAATTGTCC ACAAACTACAATTTGGAGCACATGGACGAGGACAAGTTCGCGTATGTCAATCGGCTCTTCTCCGAACGCTACAAGCAGCGGAAGAGTGACCTACACCAATGGTTCCAGGAGTTTGATGATCCACAGGTCGCTCTTGAGGAGGGATGTCCGAAGGAGTTGGAGGACCGACAAGATAGTTGGGTTTGGCTTTGCGGTCATTTTAAGGACCCGACATATGTG AAGAAGGCGAAGGCAAACAAGATCAATCGAGAGAATAAgactcttctccaccattcgGGTTCGAGGCCTTTCTCCTATAGGATGGAGGCGCGACGGAAG GAGGGTTTAAAATTTCCGGAGATCGACGTCTTTGCTGACTTTTATGTTCGGCCTGGGAATGAGTTAACCCAGTCCCTTCAT aCAACTATGGTGGAAAAGTGA
- the LOC114827236 gene encoding uncharacterized protein isoform X2, which translates to MTIPTTAATAPAEMDHRLVNPVHSDGPPIPQAQALSTSSVVLPISARRTHRRPRTVDQMSPSGSTTDASGTRPAKKNTRGPCRQLKTGKVARVTNGSIPIGYDERHRAAPMAEQYSALAHDIGHVVRTFCPMLWKSWKAMSEETKITVRNQLSTNYNLEHMDEDKFAYVNRLFSERYKQRKSDLHQWFQEFDDPQVALEEGCPKELEDRQDSWVWLCGHFKDPTYVKAKANKINRENKTLLHHSGSRPFSYRMEARRKEGLKFPEIDVFADFYVRPGNELTQSLHTTMVEK; encoded by the exons ATGACTATACCTACTACTGCCGCCACTGCTCCGGCAGAGATGGACCATAGGCTGGTCAATCCGGTTCACTCAGATGGTCCTCCAATCCCACAGGCACAGGCATTGTCGACTTCTTCGGTGGTGTTACCTATTAGTGCCAGACGAACTCACCGACGCCCCCGCACTGTGGACCAGATGTCGCCATCGGGATCCACAACCGATGCCTCCGGTACACGGCCAG CGAAGAAAAACACCCGGGGACCTTGTCGGCAATTGAAGACGGGGAAGGTCGCCCGGGTGACCAACGGTAGTATCCCAATCGGATACGATGAGCGACATCGGGCAGCACCAATGGCGGAGCAGTATAGTGCATTGGCCCACGACATTGGGCATGTCGTGCGGACCTTTTGCCCTATGCTGTGGAAGTCTTGGAAGGCGATGTCGGAGGAGACAAAGATTACGGTGCGCAATCAATTGTCC ACAAACTACAATTTGGAGCACATGGACGAGGACAAGTTCGCGTATGTCAATCGGCTCTTCTCCGAACGCTACAAGCAGCGGAAGAGTGACCTACACCAATGGTTCCAGGAGTTTGATGATCCACAGGTCGCTCTTGAGGAGGGATGTCCGAAGGAGTTGGAGGACCGACAAGATAGTTGGGTTTGGCTTTGCGGTCATTTTAAGGACCCGACATATGTG AAGGCGAAGGCAAACAAGATCAATCGAGAGAATAAgactcttctccaccattcgGGTTCGAGGCCTTTCTCCTATAGGATGGAGGCGCGACGGAAG GAGGGTTTAAAATTTCCGGAGATCGACGTCTTTGCTGACTTTTATGTTCGGCCTGGGAATGAGTTAACCCAGTCCCTTCAT aCAACTATGGTGGAAAAGTGA